DNA from Pseudomonas mendocina:
CATTCGCCAAAAGGAGTTGCCCATGTCGCGTTGGACGCTGGTCGCCGGGTTGATGCTGGCCACGGGGATGACCCAGGCGGCGCCCGAGCAGGTGCCGCTGTACCGGGAAATCAAGGATTGGGTGGTAGCCTGTGACAACCTGCGCGGTTGCCAGGCGCTGAGCGCCCCCGAGAGTTTCAATTACAACCCGCTGGGCCTTCACCTGCAGCGTGATGCTGGCGCGCAGGCGCCTCTGAGGCTCTACCTGCGCGATACCGAGCAGCGTGAGTTTTCCCCCTTGCTGCTCGATGGCAAACCCTTGGCGAACGCCGCTGCGCTGCAGCAGGTGAATCGTGACGGCGAAGCATTGCTGATGGCCGAGGGCGCCAGCGCTCAGGCATTGCTGACCGAGTTGCGCAACGGTGAGCAATTGCGCATGGACGTGAAGGGCGAGGAAGAAGTGCAGGTGTCGCTCAGCGGGCTTTCCGCCGCGCTGCTGTTGATGAATGCCGTGCAGGGCCGGGTGGAAACCCGCAGCGCCTTGTATCGCCCTGGTACCCGTGCTGACAGCGAGGTACCGGATGCGCCGCAGGCGCCGCGTCTACGTGCTTATCCCGGCGTTACGCCGCTTGGCGAAGACGAAAGCCGAGCCATCGCCGAGGCGGTGATGTCGCAGACGCGCAGCCAGTGGAGCGAGGAGGACATGGACAGCGAGCCCGAAGCCGAAGCCTTCGCGCTTAGCGACCACGAAGCGCTGGTCATCATTCGCACCTGGTGCGCGGCTTACAACTGCGACTTCGCTGTCTTTCGCGTCGACCGCCAGCCGCCTTACGCGGAGCAGGATTTGCAGCTTGAGCCGCTGCCTTTGGATCATGATGGGTTGTCAGGCTGGGTCAGCTACGAGCCGAAGACCGGTGAGCTGGCCTATCTGTACAAGGGGCGGGGAATTGCCGATTGCGGAGACGCGGGGAGTTGGCGCTTTGATGGCGAGCGCTTTCAACTGGCGTCATTCAGCACCTTGAATCGCTGTGCCGGTGGTAACCCTGGCGATTGGCCTGAACTGTGGCGCACAGCCGAACCTTGATCGAGAGCGGTGCGCGCGGCGCACTCTACTGGTTTAGAACCTGTTCACGATCTTTCTCTGCTGCTTACGAAATTGGTGGGCTGAAGCCCACCCTACCGTAGCGCGAAACTCTCAAGGGGGTTAGCCCACCAGCTTGTAGGTATCTACACCCGTTCGCAGACAAAACCATCGAAAATGAGCCTAAAGATAATGAACAGGCTCTTAGAGGTACCGCCAGATCAGTTGTATGCCGGCCAGTAGAATGCCCAGCCGGGCAATGCGGTAGAACCACAGGTGGTTGACCCGTGATTGCAGCCACAGGCCGCTCCATACGCCCAGCGGCACGATGGGGGCGAGCATCAGGCTCAGCAGCAGGTTTTCCTGGGTGAACTGGCCCAGCGCGGCATAGGGGAACAGCTTCGCCGCGTTGGTCAGCAGGAAGAACAGGTTGATGGTGGCAACGAAACGCACCTTCTCCAACTGCTGCGGCAACAGGTGCATCATCACCGGTGGGCCACCGGCATGGGCGACGAAACTGGTGAAGCCGGCCAGTGTGGACAGCAGCGTACCGCGGCCTTTGTGCAGCGGGCGTGGCGCCTGGTTGCCGACCACCAGGCCGAGTCCGACGAAGAGGATGGCGATGGCGCCAATCAGTAGACCGATGGCGCGCTCGTCGAAGAAGCCGAAGGTCAGCGAGCCGATGACGATGCCGATCACGGCACCGGGCAGCATGACCCTGAGGTTGGCCGTATCCCATTTGCCCCAGTAAGCCTTCAGCCCCACCACGTCGGCCAGGCAGAGAATCGGCAACATGACCGCCACTGCCTGTTTCGGTGAGGTCGCCAGTGCCAGTAGCGGTACGGCGATGCCGCCCAGAGCGCCGCCGAAACCGCCCTTGGACAGCCCGGTAAGGAAGATCGCCGGCAGAGCGAACAGCAGAAAGTCGTGCAGGGTCATGAGGCATTACGAGCGAGGGGGAGGGCGCAGAGTAGCAAAGGCCATGTGCTGACTGAACGCCTTGCAGGCGATCAGGGGGCGATCAGCGCACTGTGCGGTGTTTTTCTTCTGGCACTGTGTCTGCCGCATTATCGGCCATGCGGGTCTAATGAGTGCCCTTCGTTCTAGGACTGTTTCCATGTCACCCAAGGATCTGCTGCTGGCGCTGCTGGTGATCGTCGTCTGGGGGCTGAACTTCGTGGTGATCAAGGTCGGCCTGCACGGCATGCCGCCGATGTTGATGGGCGCTCTGCGCTTCATGCTCGCCGCATTTCCCGCGATTCTCTTCGTGCGTCGGCCACAAGTGCCGCTGCGCTGGATGCTGGCATACGGCATGACCATCTCGCTGGGCCAGTTCGCCTGCCTGTTCTACGCCATGTACGTCGGCATGCCCGCCGGTCTGGCGTCGCTGGTGCTGCAATCGCAGGCCTTCTTCACCCTGTTTTTCGCTGCACTGTTTCTCGGTGAGCGGCTGCGCGGCAGCAACCTGTTCGGTCTGCTAGTGGCGGCCAGCGGCCTGGTGCTGATCGGCCTGCAGGGCGGGCATACCATGACCCTGGCGGGTTTTGCCCTGACCATCGCTGCGGCCTCGATGTGGGCGCTGGGCAATGTGGTCACGCGCAAGCTGGGCAAGGTCAATCTGGTTGGTCTTGTTGTCTGGGGCAGCCTGATCCCACCGCTGCCGTTCCTGGCGCTGTCGCTGTGGCTGGAGGGGCCGGAGCTGATCGGGCAGTCGCTGCGCACGCTCAACCTGGATTCGATGCTGGTGCTGGCTTACCTGGCGTTCGGTGCGACCATTCTCGGTTATGGCCTGTGGAGCCGCCTGTTATCGCGCTATCCGGCCAGCCAGGTGGCGCCGTTCTCGTTGCTGGTGCCGGTGGTGGGCATCAGCTCGGCGGCGCTGCTGCTGGGCGAGCGCCTGGGGCCGTTGCAGATGATCGGCGCGGCGCTGGTGATGGTGGGGCTGTTGATCAATGTCTGGGGCGGGCGTTTGCTCGATAGCTGGCGCCGGCGCGAGCCGACGCTGCCTTAGGGCGTATTGCTGAAACAGGTGCTGGTGCGCATGGCGCACCCTACGATCACTGGCTCAGTCGTGCGGGCGCTTTTCCGGTAGGCGTTCGAGGATCTGATCCAGGCGCTGCTGGATCTTCTGATCGATCTTCTCGTGCAGGCGCATGATCTCCAGCTCGGCACGCAGGTTCACTTCGAAGTCCAGCCGTGCGGCGAGGCGATCCTTCGCCGC
Protein-coding regions in this window:
- a CDS encoding sulfite exporter TauE/SafE family protein, with protein sequence MTLHDFLLFALPAIFLTGLSKGGFGGALGGIAVPLLALATSPKQAVAVMLPILCLADVVGLKAYWGKWDTANLRVMLPGAVIGIVIGSLTFGFFDERAIGLLIGAIAILFVGLGLVVGNQAPRPLHKGRGTLLSTLAGFTSFVAHAGGPPVMMHLLPQQLEKVRFVATINLFFLLTNAAKLFPYAALGQFTQENLLLSLMLAPIVPLGVWSGLWLQSRVNHLWFYRIARLGILLAGIQLIWRYL
- a CDS encoding DUF1176 domain-containing protein, producing MSRWTLVAGLMLATGMTQAAPEQVPLYREIKDWVVACDNLRGCQALSAPESFNYNPLGLHLQRDAGAQAPLRLYLRDTEQREFSPLLLDGKPLANAAALQQVNRDGEALLMAEGASAQALLTELRNGEQLRMDVKGEEEVQVSLSGLSAALLLMNAVQGRVETRSALYRPGTRADSEVPDAPQAPRLRAYPGVTPLGEDESRAIAEAVMSQTRSQWSEEDMDSEPEAEAFALSDHEALVIIRTWCAAYNCDFAVFRVDRQPPYAEQDLQLEPLPLDHDGLSGWVSYEPKTGELAYLYKGRGIADCGDAGSWRFDGERFQLASFSTLNRCAGGNPGDWPELWRTAEP
- a CDS encoding EamA family transporter, which codes for MSPKDLLLALLVIVVWGLNFVVIKVGLHGMPPMLMGALRFMLAAFPAILFVRRPQVPLRWMLAYGMTISLGQFACLFYAMYVGMPAGLASLVLQSQAFFTLFFAALFLGERLRGSNLFGLLVAASGLVLIGLQGGHTMTLAGFALTIAAASMWALGNVVTRKLGKVNLVGLVVWGSLIPPLPFLALSLWLEGPELIGQSLRTLNLDSMLVLAYLAFGATILGYGLWSRLLSRYPASQVAPFSLLVPVVGISSAALLLGERLGPLQMIGAALVMVGLLINVWGGRLLDSWRRREPTLP